The following proteins are co-located in the Xiphophorus maculatus strain JP 163 A chromosome 8, X_maculatus-5.0-male, whole genome shotgun sequence genome:
- the alad gene encoding delta-aminolevulinic acid dehydratase, translated as MQTPAQSVLHSGYFHPTLRYWQSCAADLRPDNLIYPIFITDSPDAVEPIGSLPGQARYGVNKVEELLRPLVENGLKCVLIFGVPAKIAKDERGSGADSDDTPAVLAIKKIRSLFPELLVACDVCLCPYTSHGHCGILNQDGSLNNDASCLRLAEVALSYAQAGCHIIAPSDMMDGRIRAIKHSLLSNGLGNKVSLLSYSAKFASCYYGPFRDAAQSKPAFGDRRCYQLPAGARGLALRAVERDVREGADMLMVKPGLPYLDIMREVKDKFPSHPLAVYNVSGEFAMLWHGAKAGAFDLRAAVMEAMTAFRRAGADIIITYYTPELLTWLKQ; from the exons ATGCAGACGCCGGCCCAGTCGGTCCTCCACAGTGGGTATTTCCACCCGACGCTGCGCTACTGGCAGAGCTGCGCCGCTGACCTCAGACCAGACAACCTCATCTACCCCATCTTCATCAC AGACAGTCCGGACGCGGTGGAGCCGATCGGGAGCCTGCCGGGTCAGGCCAG GTATGGGGTGAATAAGGTGGAGGAATTGCTGCGGCCGCTTGTTGAAAACGGTTTGAAGTGCGTCCTCATTTTTGGCGTCCCGGCAAAAATAGCAAAG GACGAACGCGGTTCTGGCGCCGACTCAGACGACACGCCCGCCGTTCTGGCCATCAAAAAGATCCGCAGTTTGTTCCCGGAGCTGCTGGTGGCGTGCGACGTCTGTCTGTGTCCCTACACCTCCCACGGACACTGCG gCATCCTGAACCAGGACGGCTCCCTGAACAACGACGCCAGCTGCCTGCGACTCGCCGAAGTTGCTCTTTCTTATGCTCAGGCTG GCTGCCACATCATCGCTCCGTCTGACATGATGGACGGACGGATCAGAGCCATCAAACATTCTCTGCTGTCCAACGGTTTGGGGAACAAG GTCTCATTGCTGAGCTACAGCGCAAAGTTTGCTTCCTGTTACTACGGTCCGTTCAG GGAcgcggcccagtcaaagcccgcGTTTGGAGACCGGCGCTGCTACCAGCTTCCAGCCGGAGCGAGAGGCCTGGCGCTGCGAGCCGTG GAGCGAGACGTGAGGGAAGGAGCCGACATGCTGATGGTGAAACCGGGCCTGCCGTACCTGGACATCATGAGGGAGGTGAAGGACAAG TTCCCCTCCCATCCTCTGGCGGTGTATAACGTGTCGGGGGAGTTTGCCATGCTGTGGCACGGAGCGAAGGCCGGAGCGTTTGACCTGCGGGCCGCTGTGATGGAGGCCATGACCGCCTTCCGCAGGGCAG GCGCTGACATCATCATCACCTACTACACACCTGAGCTGCTCACCTGGCTGAAGCAGTAA
- the LOC102227564 gene encoding NACHT, LRR and PYD domains-containing protein 12-like, giving the protein MDQCEDREEGVPPSKTTLCGEDEPQRKRQRIHQRLKPEPEPEPSCVSLKSDRSKGLIIEFKSPGSPPSERVDQQSSEVPSGPSAKQHQTQLDSIFLLLEDNIVMYVKNELKKIHKILSPNDPECSESQREDDVLEGEDEEQRRSSREAVMKITLNFLRRMKQEELADRLQKHPAAVCQHQLKSGLKKKFQSVFEGIAKAGSPTLLNQIYTELYITEGGTGEVNDEHEVRQIETESRKPDRPETTIRHEDIFKVPPGRDQPIRTVMTKGVAGIGKTVLTQKFSLDWAEDKAHQNIQFIFPFTFRELNVLKEKKFSLVELVHHFFSETKEICSFEHFQVLFIIDGLDESRLPLDFHNKEILTDATESTSVDVLLTNLIRGKLLPSALLWITTRPAAANQIPPQCVDMVTEVRGFNDPQKEEYFRKRFRDKEQASRIISHMKTSRSLHIMCHIPVFCWITATVLEDMLETREGGELPRTLTEMYIHFLVVQTKVKKVKFDGGAETDPHWSPESRKMIESLGKLAFDQLQKGNLIFYESDLTECGIDIRAASVYSGVFTQIFKEERGLYQDKVFCFVHLSVQEFLAALHVHLTFINSGAILMEETQRSKKSTLFNKSDLKSLHQSAVDQALQSPNGHLDLFLRFLLGLSLQTNERLLQGLLTETGSSSQINQETVHFIKKKISKNVSAEKSINLFHCLNELNDRSLVEEIQQSLSSGSLSTDKLSPAQWSALGFILLSSGKDLDVFDLNKYSASEEVLLRLLPVVKASNKALLSGCNLSERSCEALSSVLSSQSSSLRELDLSNNNLQDSGVKLLSAGLKSPNCNLETLSLSGCLVSEEGCASLALALTSNPSHLKELDLSYNHPGDSGLKLLSAGLKDPHWRLEALRVEPAGVPFLTPGLRKYSCQLTIDTNTVSRKLKLSEDNRKVTCVKELQSYPDHPDRFDNWDQLLCRTGLTGRCYWEVEWRGDVEISLSYRRIRRKGDSGNCWFGNNDHSWSLSCSDVDGYTVCHNNIEDELSSSSVSNRVAVYVDCPAGILSFYRVSSDSLILLHTFNTTFTEPLIPGFWLSSGSSVFLC; this is encoded by the exons atggatcagtgtgaggacagagaggagggagtcccTCCCTCTAAAACCACTCTGTGTGGGGAAGATGAGCCCCAGAGGAAACGTCAGAG gatccatcagagactcaaaccagaaccagaaccagaacccagctgtgtgtccttGAAGAGCGACAGGTCAAAGGGTTTGATCATTGAGtttaaatctcctggatctccaccatcagagag agtggaccagcagagctcagaggttcCCAGTGGTCCATCTGCCAAGCAGCAtcaaacacagctggactcAATATTTTTG ctgctggaggacaacATAGTCATGTATGTGAAGAATGAGCTGAAGAAGATCCATAAGATTCTGAGTCCAAATGACCCAGAATGTTCAGAGAGTCAGAGAGAGGATGATGTGTTGGAAggtgaggatgaagagcagaggaggagcagcagagaggcagtgatgaagatcacactgaacttcctgaggaggATGAAGCAAGAGGAGCTGGCTGACCGTCTGCAGA aacatcctgctgcagtttgtcaacatcaacttaaatctggtctgaagaagaagttccagtctgtgtttgaggggattgctaaagcaggaagtccaacccttctgaaccagatctacacagagctctacatcacagagggagggactggagaggtcaatgatgaacatgaggtcagacagattgaaacagaATCCAGGAAACCAGacagaccagaaacaacaatcagacacgaagacatctttaaagtcccacctggaagagatcaaccaatcagaacagtgatgacaaagggagtggctggcattgggaaaacagtcttaacacagaagttcagtctggactgggctgaagacaaagcccaccagaacatccagttcatatttccatttacgttcagagagctgaatgtgctgaaggagaaaaagttcagcttggtggaacttgttcatcacttctttagtgaaaccaaagaaatctgcagctttgaacacttccaggttctgttcatcattgatggtctggatgagagtcgacttcctctggacttccacaacaaggagatcctgactgatgctacagagtccacctcagtggacgttctgctgacaaacctcatcagggggaaactgcttccctctgctctcctctggataaccacacgacctgcagcagccaatcagatccctcctcagtgtgttgacatggtgacagaggtcagagggttcaatgacccacagaaggaggagtacttcaggaagagattcagagataaggagcaggccagcaggatcatctcccacatgaagacatcacgaagcctccacatcatgtgccacatcccagttttctgctggatcactgctacagttctggaggatatgttggagaccagagagggaggagagctgcccagaaccctgactgagatgtacatccacttcctggtggttcagaccaaagtgaagaaggtcaagtttgatggaggagctgaaacagatccacactggagtccagagagcaggaagatgattgagtctctgggaaaactggcttttgatcagctgcagaaaggaaacctgatcttctatgaatcagacctgacagagtgtggcatcgatatcagagcagcctcagtgtactcaggagtgttcacacagatctttaaagaggagagaggcctgtaccaggacaaggtgttctgcttcgtccatctgagtgttcaggagtttctggctgctcttcatgttcatctgaCCTTTATCAACTCTGGTGCCATCTTGAtggaagaaacacaaagatcTAAGAAGTCtacattatttaataaatctgaCCTAAAATCTCTGCATCAGAGCGCTGTTGACCAGGCCTTACAGAGTCCAAATGGACACCTGGACTTGTTCCTCCGCTTCCTCCTGggactttcactgcagaccAATGAGAGACTCCTACAAGGCCTGCTGAcagagacaggaagtagctCACAGATCAATCAGGAAACAGTTCattttatcaagaaaaaaatcagtaaaaatgtgtctgcagagaaaagcatcaatctgttccactgtctgaatgaactgaatgatcgttctctagtggaggagatccaacagtctctgagttcaggaagtctctccacagataaactgtctccagctcagtggtcagctctgggtttcatcttattgtcatcaggaaaagatctggatgtgtttgacctGAATAAATACTCTGCTTCAGAGGAGGTTCTTCTGAGGCTGCTGCCAGTGGTTAAAGCCTCCAACAAAGCTCT actgagtggctgtaacctctcagagagaagctgtgaagctctgtcctcagttctcagctcccagtcctccagtctcagagaactggacctgagtaacaacaacctgcaggattcaggagtgaagcttctctctgctggactgaagagtccaaactgcaacctggaaactctcag cttatcaggctgtttggtctcagaggaaggctgtgcttctctggccttagctctgacctccaacccctcccatctgaaagagttggacctgagctacaatcatccaggagactcaggactgaagctgctgtcggctggactgaaggatccacactggagactggaagctctcag ggtggagcctgctggagtcccattcttgacaccaggtctgaggaagt attcctgtcaactcaccatcgacacaaacacagtgagcagaaaactcaaactgtctgaagacaacaggaaggtgacatgTGTGAAGGAGCTTCAGTCAtatcctgatcatccagacagatttgataACTGGGATCAGCTGCTGTgtagaactggtctgactggtcgctgttactgggaggttgaGTGGAGAGGAGATGTTGAGATATCACTGAGTTACAGAAGAATCAGGAGGAAAGGAGACAGTGGAAACTGTTGGTTTGGAAATAATGATCATTCCTGGAGTCTGAGCTGCTCTGATGTTGATGGTTACActgtctgtcacaataacataGAAGATGaactctcctcctcctctgtctctaacagagtagcagtgtatgtggactgtcctgctggcattctgtccttctacagagtttcctctgactcactgatcctcctccacaccttcaacaccacattcactgaacctctgaTTCCTGGATTCTGGCTCAGTTCTGgttcctcagtgtttctgtgctga
- the LOC111609443 gene encoding uncharacterized protein LOC111609443, whose translation MSSRALQLRAPCLPVTKSSCSLHMQASAFCDPQQQQQFGDLMLPSNDYSFSSRGAMDYNSLPPLPTSSPLPWSHAISSDVDYYGQGMAACSSSESLTLYTPLDPNNYSPQDSFSSSSSSCYDSPTRMESSFHGSLSKRYPYQYCNPHQDNVAECWPAQLESTPLDEYAPYHLPTDYPYIQPVEESYFRKDFPLGSEMCYNIL comes from the exons ATGAGCTCTCGAGCCCTGCAGCTGCGCGCGCCCTGCCTCCCTGTCACTAAGAGCTCGTGCAGCCTTCACATGCAGGCGAGCGCGTTCTGCGacccccagcagcagcagcagttcgGGGACTTGATGTTGCCCAGCAACGACTACAGTTTCAGTTCCAGAGGAGCCATGGACTACAACTCCCTGCCTCCTCTGCCCACATCCTCCCCGCTGCCCTGGAGTCACGCGATCTCCTCAGACGTGGACTACTACGGCCAAGGGATG GCGGCCTGCTCCTCGTCAGAGTCCCTGACACTCTACACCCCCCTGGATCCCAACAACTACTCCCCTCAGGActccttttcctcttcctcctcgtcttGCTATGACTCACCCACCAGGATGGAGTCCAGCTTCCACGGCTCCCTCTCAAAACGCTACCCCTATCAGTACTGCAACCCCCATCAGGACAATGTGGCAGAATGCTGGCCGGCCCAGCTGGAGAGCACCCCCCTCGATGAGTACGCCCCCTACCACCTCCCCACAGACTATCCCTACATCCAGCCTGTGGAGGAGAGCTACTTCAGGAAGGATTTCCCTCTGGGCTCTGAAATGTGTTACAATATTCTATGA